Genomic DNA from Oncorhynchus clarkii lewisi isolate Uvic-CL-2024 chromosome 5, UVic_Ocla_1.0, whole genome shotgun sequence:
taatcgatCCTCGTTCAccgcagctgccaaactaaccctgattcagatgaccatctgAACAATGCTAGATTAGGGAggcgtaatttatagatcggcaggtaagggtgctctcaaaTGGCTAGATGTTCattaccatttggccatcagatttgccaccaatgctccttatatgacacatcactgcactctataatcTCTGtaaactagtcatctctgtttaccctttgcaagacccactggttgatgcttatttacaaaaccctcttaggcctcactcccccctatctgagatacctactgcagccctcatcctccacatacaatacccgttctgccagtcacattctgttaacggtccccaaagcacacacaaaGCTAGAtagcaaaaaacactcaaactggaccgttttGTCTCCATCTCTACATTCAATGCCCTTTGTGTTGTtaactgtgcccaataatgtttgtaccatgttttgtgctgctaccatgttgttgtcatgttgtgatgctaccatgctgtgttttcatgtgttgctgccatactATGTTGTCgtttttaggtctctcttcacctagtgttgtggtgtctcttgtcctgatgtgtgttttgtcctatattcgtattttatttttaatcccagccccagcCCCCGTTCCCGCAGGAGCTCTTTTGACTTCTGGTAAATAGGAGTTTTTTCTTAAcggatttgcctagttaaattaataatacaaataaaaccaAAAGACGTCATGATTTGATCTCGTATTTTTCAGagttcacagttgtcttgaaagcaccataaaggTAGGCGCTCGCATGGTTTCAGACTGCGTCATTTCAGACAAACCGTGAACATGGCGGGTCTAGTAGCAGCAAAGAAGTGCATCACCCCTCTTGTTGTGATCAAAAGGCTTTCTTCCCCGGAATATAAAGCCCAAGCCGCCTACCACAAGAAGGTAAAAAATAACTAGCTGAGTTTGATAGCTGATAAATTCAACCATGTTTCACTGTTGCGGTCGTAAACTCTTCCAACAACATGAATGGCTTGGCGCAGTAACGTTAGGCAACTAATTTAGTAGGTTAACTACCTATATTAGGTAACTGAACTTGCCCAGAAGCAAAGGTAGCATTGATGAACTGTTATGTATTTGTCATACAGTGATGTTAGCTAGTTGAAATATATTCATTAAAGAAAGCGGTAGCTTAGGTAGCATGCGTCAAATGTCTTGCCTAGTATTAATTTAGAGTACTCTAAAGGTAGCTAGTTAACTGTAATTTAACATGCTCGTTTTTTTATGTTCACTTTTTTTCCTGCCAATGCAATTTTCATGTACAGCAGCATGTCGAGTGAGACAAGTGCTACTTGACGGTTAATCTGTTCCGTCCTGAGCTGTTATCTAATTCCACAGCTATTTTGGTAACAGGTACCTAGCGTAAATAAATTAGCTAGTTAGGTGACATGCAGTGACGCGGCATCTATAGTGGTAGCCCTGGCAATACGTAGTTTAATTGATTTTGGCTCTTTATTAGACTCGGAAATAACGTTTACACAGTAACTCGGTTTCTGTTGAACCAACAATAGATGTGTGTCCCTTGATCATTATTCAGTTCCATTACACAAGTTATTGGACGAAGGTCTCTTCTGTGTGGTGGAGTTTTAAGCGCTCGGTCTGAACATTGAAACCCAaattagtgttttattttgtatttttatgagCGTGTATGCGCTTCAAATTAGAAAGTCTATTTTTCTCGCGTCTACGCGAAAGTGAGCGGGTAAATTGGCAGAAAATAGACTTTGTGCATTGTTACATATGGATTTGTGACATAATTCAAGTGTTTTTGTAGCAATAAAACACGAGGGGCAGAGTTGTGGACTCgagtggctggtggcattgtcatgcaggaagggtaccacatgagggaagaggatgtcttccctgtaacgcacagcattgagattgcctgcaataagTTCAGTTCGACGCTGCTGTGAcgcaccgccccagaccatggctgaccctccacctccaaatcgatcccgctccagagtacaggcctcggtaacgctcattccttcgacgataaatgcaaaactgaccatcacccccggtgagacaaaatTGCAActcttcagtgaagagcactttttgccagtcctgtctggtccagcgacggtggattTGTGCACATAGGTGGCGTTATTGCCggcgatgtctggtgaggacctgcctacaacaggcctacaagccctcagtccagcctctctcagcctattccggacagtctgagcactgatggagggattgtgcattcctggtgcaactcgggcagttgttgttgccatcctgtacctgttggACATTGCCAGTACGGACATTGCCAGGTGTGATATTTgcatgtaccaatcctgtgcaggtgttacatgtggtctgccactgcgaggacgattagctgtccatcctgtctccctgtagcgctgtcttaggcgtctcacagtacggacattgccatttattgccctggctacatcagcagtcctcatgcctccttgcagcatgcctaaggcacgttcacacagatgagcagggaccctgtgcatctttcttttggtgtttttcagagtcagtagaaaggcctctttatagtgtcctaagttttcataactgtgaccttaattgcctaccgtctgtaagctgttaatgtcttaacgaccgttccacatgttcattaattgttatggttcattgaacaagcatgggaaacagtgtttaaaccctttacaatgaagatctgtgaagttaatttgtaaaaatccaaataactctttgaaagacagggtcctgaaaaagggatgtatCTTTTTTTGAGTTTGCCACCTATGGATGCACATTGAGGTGGCTCATTCTAAATGCTTACCCTATAATGCACTAAATTAAAATTTGAGCACATGAAGCAAAATTTGACAGTAGCctagaatattatattattaaaTTGAATGAACATAACATTTATTTGAAATGCAGGCCTATGTTCTTTTTCAGCCAtggttttcatttgaagcattGTCTTATCCTTCGCTTATTTGTTACAGTTGCAAAGACATATTTGTAGTGAACTTCATTCTGAAGTTATGGGCAGTTCCAGAGACCCATCAGAGTTGAGTCTTTGTTTAGCGGTGctcttctgtgtataaagtgacgGAATGACAAAAACAAGCATCTAATGACACACTTAGCTATTCTATGAGTGGTCTGAGGTAAATAAGTGTTTTCAAGTGCAACTTCAGTAACTATGAGAAACGGCTCGGCTACTAAAGATGCATCTTAAGATGGTTCTAACAATGATCTTAATGCTACTCAGGCTCTGGGAAACGAGGCCCTGATATTTTAGGATATTCAGACAATCCTCGTAATGATGATCTCATCAAAAGCTTTGTTCCCAGCATTGTTTAATAGTGTAGAGAATGACTCCGCATCATGGCTATTACATCTGGGGGGAGGGAGGTTGCAACAGGAATTACTGTTGTGTGCAGTGGAGCCCTGTCCTAATCTGTTTATTTTAATTTGCCTTACGTAACGTCAACTTGTTACATAACAGCAATGCAAGAGGCCTCAGCCTTGAGCCTGCTTTTTTGGGAGACAGTTGGAATGTGATTACGGATGCTGTTATGTGAATGTTTGTGACAGCAGCAGGGCATGTTCCTTAGAGAGGGTAATCATAATTGTTAATTAAGTGGAATCAACAATATGATGACTAACCATGACATTTCCTTCCTTTTTCCAATTTTTAGGTAGTGGACCACTATGAGAACCCAAGGAACGTTGGGTCCCTGGACAAGACCTCCAAGAATGTGGGTACAGGCTTGGTGGGTGCCCCAGCTTGTGGAGATGTGATGAAACTGCAGGTACGTTGGTCCCCtggaggatttgcagagaagcgACATGTTCTATTTAGTTACCAAGCTTGTGTTTAGTAACGTGACTACATTGTTTATGAATTCATTTGTGGACAAAAGTCACCATTGAATAAAGTGACTCCTTTCTGCAGATTGAGGTAGACGATCATGGGAAGATTGTGGACGCCAGGTTCAAGACGTTTGGCTGCGGCTCAGCTATCGCCTCCAGCTCCCTGGTAACAGAGTGGGTGAAGGGCAAATCTGTGAGTGAACGTTCTGCACCCATGACACTTCCTCTGCTTCCTCTTTCACTGTTCTGTCTGAATGTTGCATTTCAGTCTTTTCTGCCACGCTGCTTGTTTGTTCCTTTTGTTACATATCATGGTTGGGTGGAGTTTATTTCTTGGTTGATGGAATGTTGCTCGCTTGGCTTCCAGATTGACGAAGCACTGACCATACAGAACACGGATATTGCCAAAGAGCTCTGTCTTCCACCGGTCAAACTTCACTGCTCTAGTAAGCTCTTATTTCAGTCTAATATCTAAGGCTGTTCTTTCCAAACTGTTTAACAAGTTGTGAAATTCTAAaccatttttttaaaccttttgaAATTCCTGACTGTGCCCTTTTCTCCAGTGCTGGCTGAGGATGCCATCAAAGCTGCCCTCCATGACTACCGTCTCAAACAAAAGGATGGCAAGATTGAGGCGGTCAAAGCCAGCAACTGAGGGCTTTGCCAATGTCTGAACACCAGTGTCCTGCACCCTACTACCAAGGGGACACTCAAAGTAGAGTCCTGGATCCCCACTCCACCATTCTTCTATATATGAGGCACCTTAAATTAGTTCATGTTATGTCCACCCATACAACGTACATAGATGGCACAGTGTACACACCAAGCCCCTGTGGCATTATGTTTTTTTGATCTTTACTCCAGCCTGTCACATTAACAGAGATTTTAAGGGCACTGATCGGGGGATTGGTACAAAGTAAGCCTTATTTTCAGGAGTGAAAAATGTGAAGTGAGTCGAGTGTACAGGAGTTTGCTTGCTTTGTGCTTGAGTATTTTGTCATGGTATGGGTGTGTTCCATTGGGAAGTGATTATAGATGCAGTGGTGGAAGTATTGAATAAGCCTTAGAAGTTTGTCTTAGTATTCCATCAACACTCCTGTACTAATGGCTTGATGGCAATGATGAAATGTAATGCGGAAGATGTAAAATGGTAGCAAACTATCAAGGTATCTATTTTGATTGTTTAGTGACATTTCAGACATAATTCCTGGTTTTAATGGAAAGTAATAAAGTAATGCGTAAGTAGTATTGCATGTCTGTTTTAGTCATTTAGTCAACCAGCTTTTCGGTATTACCTGGTATTTGTCAGATGTAGTGTATACTACCAGATAAATTGAAGTGCTGTATttctccactagatggcagcatacAGCCATGTTAAATATGTGACTTCATACATTCAGCTAAATGGTTCTGCTTTTATCATTACCTACCCAAATACACAACCCATTTTAGAATGCTGCTGTTTCTTCCTGTCTTCATAAAATCTACTTTATTCAACCAAAGTACAATTATGGAAGGAAAGTCGGCACCTCTACAAACATTTTGGAGTGTGCATGTTTTCAACCACACCGGACTAACCAGCCTGTATTGTACAAGTAGAACAGACACTTGGATGCTTTCCCAACTTCTGACCCAGGACCTGGGTCTGCAGCTGAGCAACTGGCCCTTTAAGGGACAACAATCTGCAGGTGCTTCACATTTCTTTGACTGTTAAAATACTTATGTAGGCATTGATTCTTGACGACTGTACCTTAAATGCTTCATGAGCTTAATCTGTCGTACCCATTCAGAACCCCAACTATATGTTTTTTTTACTTCAATGTTTGTGAACAAAGTGTAATCAAACACtatagcttcaaaacatggttcACAATCAGTTTGATCTCATGGATgctcagtccttgcatccatagctctatgACTTTGAGAGTCGTTATGTTTCTtaagccccatccctcagctgtttactgaAACAAGTGGCTGGGTGCCTGCTTTGTTATTGTTGGAACTCCGGCTTGACCCTTTAATGGAAATGTTTAACGCGAAGGGATAAACATTTGACTAACCAAACGATAAACAGGTTTTATAATGCAAAAATACTTCCCTTAATGTAGGAAACATGCTAAGCTCAAGTTGTTGCAGATGCTGCACCATGATGTGGTCATGGTGAACTTCCCCTCTACTTATCCATATTTGTTCaaggagcggcaggtagcctagtggttagagcgttgggccagtaactgaaaggttgctaggtcgaatccccgacctgacaaggtaaaaatctgtcgttctgcccctgaacaaggcagttaacccactaggtcgtcattgtaaataagaatttgttcttaactgacttgcctagttaaataaaaagggaaAGCAATCTCACGTTGCCCTAAAAAATGATCTCTACCAATGAGTGGAAGAGAGAAATAAAAGGCAGTACCATTACTTTGGCCATTGTACAAATACAAACAACACTAGACTACAGCGTCCATGGGTTGTATGCTCAGGTTACATCATATACCCTTTAGGGAGCGACATGGAAAGATGGCTACTGGGAAACAAAAGTATATGATTACATACAACTGAATAGACATCATTTGGTATGGCTTTGCCTTAAAGATGTCACTCATGCAAAAGCGTCCAAACCATTGAGCTCAAACATATTGTCCAATGCAGTGGAGGCtagtgggaggagggaggaggagggtccaCTGTCCAACATAGTTAAAATGCTGTTTTCTCCCCAGTGATCAACGGAATAGACTGCGTGACAGTGGCGTTCTCCTGCCTATCCCCTTCCTGCTTGGCTTGTGAGTGCCCTTGGCCAGATGGAAGCTCAGCTCTTGTTAGTGACTCATCATCCTCTGTTAGGCCTATCTGTCCTGGAAGGATCTCTGGCTGCTTGGGGCAGCTGCGGTGTTGGGCCTCACTGTCTGAGAGCTGGCATACCTCCTCGCTCTGCTCAGGTGCATTTGATGGCTCGTTGTCTTTCTCTATGATTTCTCCCTCAGCCTGAACATTCACATCAGGACTTTTCTCTGCAGCTGCTGCTATCTGTGTGGGGTTGTTTCCCTCTCGCTCACCCAAGGGAGGTTTGGAGGGAGTGCGGAGGTTCTTGGCTGCCCTCATGATGTCTTGTTGGAGCTGCTTGCTTGAGTCAACTGGTTCAGCCTGCTGCTCATTGGAGGGTTTCTCTGGCACCTCGTTGAAGAGCTTGGTACCTCCGGTCTTGTCCCTCTGGTCCACGTACATCTTAGAGGGGAAGGACGAGGGGTAGTAGGCATTGACCTTCCGCTTGCGGCTCATGATGCAAGCACAGCAGAGGATGAGGAAGATGGTGATGAAGAGGATTGAGGCAACAAGGATGAGGAGCATGTTCTCCTGCAGGAAGTGAACCATCTGGCTGAGCAGGAAGTGCTCTATGTGAGTGGAGCCATCTGAGGTGGTTGGGGACTCTGAGGCTGGGCCACTGGTGGTAGGTGAGGAAGGGGTGGGGATGAGGCTGCCCAGCTCCTCCCCCTCTGCACTGCCCTCCAAGGAAATGTTGAAAGGGAGGGGTGTGGCCAGACTGGGACTGCTGGACCAGAGCATCACAGAAAGACTAATCAGATGAAGTGCCATGAGGAACGTCATCTCCTGTAGGACCTGCAGAAAACAACAAGAACAGTGTCAGTGCTGCTGCAGTAACTGTTGTCAATTTGCATTTCCACTTATTGAATTAAACAGATTTTGATCAACAGAGGTGTTTGCAATTAATGTAGCTGTTCTTGTTTCTAACAGTGACAGCTAACATCTACAGCTTTGTGTGTGTTTCACAAAACATTGTAAAGGCCTCACCCATCTACAATGAATGAACATATCTTCTGAGTAATTTCTATTCTTGATAGAATGTAGAGCCCTAAATGTAATTTTAAGACTAAGACAGCAGCTGAGAACTGATGAGAGGCATGCAGGATTTAAAGTCTGGATTCAAATCATAGCATgtcacatgcagacacacacaatgacaatgcacacagacagatacagtagatgtacaCAAATGCCTAGATTCAATCCGATTGGCCTTAACCCACAATAACTGAAAACTGCACAGCAGATCATTGTTGAGTCGATGACGGAGGTGTAAATTAACTGCATTGGAGCTGTCAAATTGGTGATCGGCTGCTCTTGTGgtcattgtcacgaagccacacaCATCCTACCCACGTTCAATGTTCAGAATGAAAAAGTATAGAAATAATGACATCATTAGACTAAATAATACAAATTCATATGAGCCTAATCGAGTTGTAGATTACAACACACATTCCAATGTTAAACTTgtaacaaggctgcatgggatttctacTAATGAGACTTGGTGGAAATGTCTGCGATAGGTATAACGCCGAGAGTCGCTTGCTGATATGACAGCTTCAATGCAGTTACACCTCCGTGGGTTAAAGCGGAACTGATCGAATCTAGGCCAAACTCCTGACCAGTCAATGATATTTGGTTACATGACTAAAACGTTAATCCCATTTTGTCAATCTGCTTTTGGTCAATGTGAGAGTCACGTCATCTGATGTTAATGTCATTGCTTCCTGTCCCGATCTTTTAATAACTATTTTGGATATTTATTTAAACAGCTCCTTTTCATGCTGCTTCACAGAAATAAATCATGGACCGCTCATTTCCCTGAAATTGAATTTGGCTTAAAACAATTTTCAACGGTAACGTGGGTTAACTAGCTCCCTCGGGTAATTCTCACATAAACCACTGTCACCTATTTTCCCTGGCTGCCACTACTCTTGCTCAACTAAAGATGTTACCCCGGTATTTGGGAAAAATGCCcctttacaacaaaaaaaatgattaAATAACTAAAAAAGTGTAAACTGTAGCCACTTATTTCCCTTCATAGTTTGTTTGCCTAGCATGACCATCATCCACATACCACAtttttaccaaactttgcattttTGTGTCAGCAGTTGGACATTGTTCTTAGAGGGGGCTGGTTACCCCACGTTACCCTAGCAATAACAAGAAGAACTAACTCTTACTTTCACAATGACTGAGAAAAACCAACTGATCATTGCCGATAGAAATGTAATTAAATGAGTTGTCATGATTCCTTACTCAACATGTCAGAAGCATGTATTTTCTACACAATATAATTCTATCTGAATGTTCCACAGTTGTGCTCTGCTGAATGTAGCCCTGGACTAGAATGCTGGCCTGGTCCATATAAACCAAccaaccccctcctttaccccctTTTCCCACTCCATCTGTGTGCAAGCTGGGCCACATGAGGCATTGCACTTATCAGGGAAGGGGGGATGGGAGCGCATCTACAGTTTATCGCCCATTCCCCCTCAATGTATACTTTCACACACATGCAGATATGCGAACACACACAAAGGATACAGATGTATTAGTCTCTATTGAAGTGTTCAAGATACCATTAGATGGAGATGATCAGACATTTTTCAACAGTCATACATTTAGCACTGCCTTTGTGTGGGAAATAATGACATACAAACATTTTAATACGATTGAATAATTCAAAAAATAAAAGCTCTATTCACCGCACGTTTATCTGCACAATGTCTCATGCAAATATGGGAAACCCATTGGTCTCAGAGAACATCCTGTTGGGGAACTCTATTGAACTAGCCTGATTCCCTGCTGGCGGGCTGCTTCCCTGGAGACATGTCATGATGCTGTCACTGCAGCTGAACTGCACTGCAATGGTCATGTGAGGTCATACCTGTCCACTAAAGTTAACTCATATTTGATAAGAATGTTATCAGCTAGTATTTCATCTGTTTCCCTATGTGGTAAAATGTACAGTGAAAGTAAATGAATAGAAGTGGCTCTACTCACCTCCTACAGAAGTGGTCACACAGAAAATGCTCCTCTGGAACTATGGATGCTTGAGAGAGGAAAATGGACTAAGAACAAGAGGGAAAACGTGCCTGCCTCACCTCCTCCAGTAACTTCTACAGTTTCAGATTTTAGACTGGAGGTTTCTCTGACCGGCACAGAAGGAAAAAAAAGTTTTTTGCCATTAGGAcacatccctccttccccctttcttctcctttcctcccctccctctcttctccttccctcccctcctcccgcttttctccttccctcccctcctccctctctggctGCCTTGCTTCCCAGAAAATGACTGGGCTCATGGGCTCTACACAGATTGTTCTTGTTAGGCAGTAGTCTAATGTGATGTGGGGGCAGGGGGCTCGGCTCTCCTGTCCCAGATCTAGATGCTCAAGGCCAGAGTCAACAACACTGCTGCAAACTGGCTGGAGCTCAGAGTGAGTGGGGAAAAAATAAGCGTTCAGGGTTTTAACTGGGGAATAGACAGAGACTCAACTAACTGCAGACATTTTATTGGATGAATTGTTTGTCGCTTGGCTTACTCCCTCTGTCTTCTTACATGCACTTAGCAATCTTAAAGCATTTTGGGCCTCCTAAACAAAAACTATCAAGGCCTTTTGGATTGCTGAATTCCCTTGCACTTACCCTCTCACTTACTTTCCTCACTCTGCCAGATACACACATCTCCCACACTAGCTAGAGTGGAAGTCTCACGAGGTTATAGTTATGGCTAAAGGGTTTTTTGGCCCCACACTGTCCCTCTGACACCCTGGTGACTTACAGCAGACCAGCCACGTTAACAGACATGCAGCGCCACAGTTTGATCGTCTCTCACAGGAAAGGGTTCATGTTTCTTGTGTggacagcctggtctcatagacttgacgtaacatagtaaatgtaaatccaggacGCTGCAATTAGTatgatacattatatatacaaaagtatgtggacaccccgtcaaattagtggatttggctattttagccacgcccgttgctgacaggtgtgtaaaatcgagcacacagccatgcaatctccatagacaaacaatatCAGTAGACTGGccctactgaagagctcagtgactcaacgtggcaccgtcattggATGCAACctatccaacaagtcagttcatcatcCCTGatagagctgtcccggtcaactgtaagtgctgttattgtgaagtggaaatgcctaggagcaacaacggctcagccgcgaagtgggaggtcacacaagctcacagaacgggaccgtagagtactgaagcgcgtagcacgtaaaaccccttagttccagtgaagtgaaatctactgtgttacgtttggtatggttaatTAAAACAGAAgtttacttaaggcaaaaacgagggtggttggtcggggtggatgggtgggcgtataacACAAACGTCtatgcaactacttagcatgttagctaacccttcccttaaccttaacccttaatcttaaccctaaccttaacccagccacc
This window encodes:
- the LOC139408755 gene encoding transmembrane protein 119b, producing MTFLMALHLISLSVMLWSSSPSLATPLPFNISLEGSAEGEELGSLIPTPSSPTTSGPASESPTTSDGSTHIEHFLLSQMVHFLQENMLLILVASILFITIFLILCCACIMSRKRKVNAYYPSSFPSKMYVDQRDKTGGTKLFNEVPEKPSNEQQAEPVDSSKQLQQDIMRAAKNLRTPSKPPLGEREGNNPTQIAAAAEKSPDVNVQAEGEIIEKDNEPSNAPEQSEEVCQLSDSEAQHRSCPKQPEILPGQIGLTEDDESLTRAELPSGQGHSQAKQEGDRQENATVTQSIPLITGEKTAF